In a genomic window of Melopsittacus undulatus isolate bMelUnd1 chromosome 1, bMelUnd1.mat.Z, whole genome shotgun sequence:
- the EAF1 gene encoding ELL-associated factor 1, giving the protein MNGSANSLLDKEEHPLQLGESFERRPKAFFHTIRYDFKPASIDTSCEGDLQVGKGDEVTITLPHIPSSTPPMTVFRGNKRPYQKDCVLIINHDSGEYVLEKLNSSIQVKKTRVEGSSKIQARIEQQSARASQLPSQFRAPAKPAVGPKTSPLKDNPSPEPQLDDIKRELRAEVEIIEQMSSSSGSSSSDSESSAGSEDESSSSEGEEPVHVSPSQPPHQQYNNRNAIANGTSRSQGSNQLMNTLRNDLQLSESGSDSDD; this is encoded by the exons ATGAACGGCTCGGCGAACTCGCTGCTGGACAaagaggagcaccctctgcagcTGGGCGAGAGCTTCGAGCGCCGGCCCAAGGCCTTCTTCCACACCATCCGCT aTGATTTTAAGCCAGCATCGATTGATACATCTTGTGAGGGGGACCTCCAAGTGGGTAAAGGAGATGAAGTAACAATCACTCTGCCACATATTCCA AGTTCAACTCCACCGATGACTGTgtttagaggaaataaaaggccATATCAGAAGGACTGTGTGCTTATTATCAACCATGACTCTGGGGAATATGTGCTGGAAAAACTCAATAGCAGCATTCAAGTCAAGAAGACAAG AGTGGAAGGTAGCAGCAAGATCCAAGCCCGAATAGAGCAACAGTCTGCTCGAGCATCTCAGCTTCCTTCACAGTTCAGAGCCCCAGCCAAGCCAGCAGTTGGACCTAAAACCTCTCCTTTGAAAGATAATCCCTCACCTGAGCCTCAGCTGGATGACATTAAGAGAG AGCTGAGGGCAGAAGTGGAAATTATTGAGCagatgagcagcagcagtggaagcAGTTCATCGGATTCAGAAAGCTCAGCTGGGAGTGAAGATGAGAGCTCCAGCAGTGAGGGGGAAGAGCCAGTACATGTTTCCCCTTCCCAGCCACCACACCAGCAATATAACAACAGGAATGCTATTGCTAATGGCACCAGCAGGTCACAAGGAAGTAATCAGCTCATGAACACACTCA gaAATGACTTGCAGTTGAGTGAGTCTGGGAGCGACAGTGATGACTAG